A stretch of bacterium DNA encodes these proteins:
- a CDS encoding type II toxin-antitoxin system HicB family antitoxin, giving the protein MLRRYNAVITREGKWYVARCIELGVVSQGTTVEEAQANLKEAVDLYIESFGDEDLPEDSGPALMYQLEVAVGV; this is encoded by the coding sequence ATAACGCGCGAAGGCAAGTGGTACGTCGCGCGGTGTATTGAGCTCGGCGTCGTGAGTCAGGGGACGACGGTCGAAGAAGCGCAGGCGAACCTAAAAGAAGCGGTTGACTTGTATATCGAAAGCTTCGGCGACGAGGATTTGCCCGAGGATTCGGGGCCCGCGCTTATGTATCAACTTGAGGTCGCGGTCGGTGTCTAA